CCGCCCGGACGCCTCCAAGGCAGGACCAACCGTCACGAATTCTCCCATGCGGATACGCTCAGCGCCGCCCGGTAACCCGGGCGGCGCTGATGTCGTTCACGGATACTGACCGGCGATCAGTCCGCGCTTTGGTCGATCCGGGCCATTTCGGCGCCCGCCTTGCGCAGGCTTTGGCCGGCTTCGTCCATCAGGGACAGGCTGCCCCCAAGGCTGCTCGTCAGTTCGCTGATCCGTTTCGCCGTGTCGCTCGCGATCTGCGTGGAAACCTCGGAGATCCGGATGTTGCTGTTGTGCAGGGTCTCGATCCGGTCCCGGAGGATGCTGCTCTGGCAGGACAGGAGCGCATCGACCGATCGGCAGTTCATGAGCTCCTCAAGATCGCTCATGTTCTTCTGCGCGGTCTCACGGGTCGTATTGATCCATTCGTGCATGATGGCCTGCCAACCCTCCGTCACGATGGTGCCGCATCTCATCAGCACGTCCATGTTGAGGGTGGCTTGCTTCGCGGCTTCTTCGGATACCCTCATGGAAAAGTCGAGCATCCTGCCGATCCGAGCCGACGATTCTCCGACAAGCTGGACGGCCGAATCCATCGACTTGTCACCCGCCTCCTTTCCCGCCTCTCTGACGGACCGGAGCGTGTTCTTCGATGCCTCGATTATCCTGCTTTCCTCGGCGTCTGCGACGGTCGCAGCCCTTTCCTTATCCGCAGCCATCTCCTCACTCCTTAGCCGGTTTGGTCATCGACATTTCTTGAGTAGTGGCGCCCCGGTGTACGCGGCCGCATCCGGAGCGCGGCGACAGATTAACATGGCATTGGCAGCAGCACTGGAATAATGGAGCAGTGTTCGTGTGACAAACTGGGTTTAAATGTTAATATATCGATTTGTATAGACTTGGCGGTCTAAGCCTATTCACCGCAGATTGGAAGAACATCCTTTTGATCGTTGAAAACCAGCACTTTTGCAGACTAACGAAAAATATATAGGCATTTTTCAAAATTTTACCTATTTTCTGGCCCGGTTCCCTCAAGGCGGAATGGCTGCTATCCACCGTTGGCCTGGAAACCCCGAACGGCTAGCCTGGAGTCGTTTACCCGCTCAAGGTCCATGCCATGCCGCCGCGCCGTCCCAGACGCCCCTCCGATCCCGACCAGCTCGACCTGCTCGACATCCCCGAGGCGACAGCCGTGATGCTGACCTATTCCGGCCGGACGCTGGATCTGGAGCAGCCGGATTTCAGCCGTTTCGAGATCGAGGATATCGCTCGGCCGCTGGCCTATCAGTGCCGGTTCGTCGGCAATACCCGCGCTTTCTACAGCGTCGCCCAGCACTGCGTGCTGGCGAGCGAGCTGGCGCCCCATGGATTCGAGTACGAAGCCCTGATGCACGACAGCGAGGAGGCGTTCACCGGCGACTGGCCGACGCCGTGGAAGGTCCGGATCGGCCGCGACGCGATCAAGGCCGCCATCGAGCCGCTGAAGGTGGCGCTCGCCGCCCGATTCGGCTTCAGCCATCCCCAGCATGACGCGGTCAAGCTCGCCGACCAGCGCAGCCTCGCGACGGAGCTTCGCGACCTCTGCGCTCCCCATCGGGTCAACTGGCGGGATTTGCCGGCTCCCTCGCCCAGTCCCATCGTGCCGCTTGGACCCGACGATGCCATGGCCGCTTTCATCAGGCGCTATCATGAACTGCGTTCGTCCCAGCCGCACAAAGCCTGAGGAAACAAATCCGACCCCGTTCCGTTCTTGCCGGTGATCCGAGCTTTGTTGATGGCACGAGGAACGAAAGCATGCAGGTCATTCGGGTTGCAGACCATGCCCGGGAGCTTGAAGAGCCCGGTCTGGACCGGTTCAGCGCGGCATATGAGGAGCGGCTGGAGCGGGTCCTGAAAGACCTCTTCTCGGCCTGCCCGGACTGCGCCAGCGACGCGTGGGAGGAGGCGGCCGACGACTTCGACAGCCAGGTCGGGCGAGAGAAGGTCGTCGAATTCTGCCTGGAGCGCGGCTACGATGTCCGCCGCCACCCGGGCGGCGGTATCAACGGC
This Skermanella mucosa DNA region includes the following protein-coding sequences:
- a CDS encoding phasin family protein, whose product is MRVSEEAAKQATLNMDVLMRCGTIVTEGWQAIMHEWINTTRETAQKNMSDLEELMNCRSVDALLSCQSSILRDRIETLHNSNIRISEVSTQIASDTAKRISELTSSLGGSLSLMDEAGQSLRKAGAEMARIDQSAD
- a CDS encoding transcriptional regulator; its protein translation is MPPRRPRRPSDPDQLDLLDIPEATAVMLTYSGRTLDLEQPDFSRFEIEDIARPLAYQCRFVGNTRAFYSVAQHCVLASELAPHGFEYEALMHDSEEAFTGDWPTPWKVRIGRDAIKAAIEPLKVALAARFGFSHPQHDAVKLADQRSLATELRDLCAPHRVNWRDLPAPSPSPIVPLGPDDAMAAFIRRYHELRSSQPHKA